The window AAGCATTATATAAATTAactatctttgacccagtgaaatacCCAATTATAAACTGCCTCTTTAGGTGAAAGCGTAGAaaagtgttagtaaaaactgcacttaagataaattactaaCCTCATTAATGCAGGATGATATATGGGTtaatggggttagtaatccacctcacaacccacacgatagaaaaagattgaTGTAATTCCGTTACTGGGGCGATTGAaatacttagatattttttacgctaaagcattaaaaaaaagttaattttctATAAGATGTCATTCATGTATCTCAATGTGCGGCttccgtggtacagtggttaAGGTTTgcgctcacgacccggaggtcccgggtttgaatacCGGCGGAGAcaatcacagaaatcactttgtgatccacaGTTTGGTAAGGCATTAGTGGATCCCCGACCTTTAAAGTGTCATTACTCGTATAAATTATCACACTCATCCACATTTATTTCTTACGTCACAATTCATACGTGTAAAATGCTTTGCCTGCATTTAGTCACGCGAACTGAACcctaattattttgttttcgcATATAAATACGTGTCAGCGCAAATTGTCGGCACTATTCAGTGACTTCCATCCTCTTCCATCATGTATCGTATTGTGCTTATTGTCGCCTGCAGCTCCGTTTTGGCTTTGGTAAGTTTTGAGATTAGTATTATCTTAgtacctttaataaataaaaaaaaatcacaaagatACATTCAAACAGGATTTGGTCTGAAAAAGCCATAACTTACCGGGGCGCCAAGGCCACGTCGCCGGCGACATCCGCCAAACTAGCTACACTTTGGCAACGAAGCCAtttcaatataaattgtttggCAACGTGGCCATGGTTTTggtaaagttttttttcttatgGCCCTGTGAGTACCCGACTACCCGTATTGAATTCCtgctaaatattattattaattaaaggcAAAACTGCCTGTGTGGGTCGACCTTAGCTAAATAAGGGCCATTGCAGATTTGCAGTTGTAAAACAGTTAAGCCAACTGTAATCAAACTACATTTTTGTATGCGTGCGTCTATAATATCCCTTTCTACTGGATATTAACATTCATACtactgtttttttatttgcaggCCGCCGAAGATGATTGTAAACAGTTAGCTCAtcctgtaagtatatttactaCATCAGGGGGACTaaaacgccacattgaagcaattcgtcttAAAGAACAATATTGCGTTAACACAGtttcgcatataaaaataaaagaaagtgcgcaatatcaagaaCTATCAACCAAAGAAagctgtcgattgtcataacaATTGGAACTTGACTAAAGCCTGTGATATTCTTCACAAGATGGATAATGACGAACCGCATGGTGACAGGCTATTATGgcctaaatacaaaaaaaaaaaaacattttaagggTGTTGGATCCCTCGCTCagcaacaatagatggcgtaagtgtagccaagCCATTCGCCAACTTACGCCATCTTTGTCACCGAGCTAGGGTTACCCTTAAGGATAGCGTAGACTGGTTCTATGCTGATTCGTTTGCGCTCTGTCAAAAGTCAACAATCAGAATTTAGTTACGTCATCAGAACgcttttatgtaaaataaatcgaccttatctgttctgtgatagtgattataattatatacaaagcTGAAACTTCTGACGGCGCGTACGAATCGGCAGGGTCCTGGTGTGCTTTCGGCATTAGAAAGAACATTTGCAGCTACACTGCTGCTGTTTGGTTGggttataatcttcttctgtcgtgtgggttgtgaggtgaattactaacctcatcaaccgtggtaccagggttattattgagccgccaaaggcccctgacatggctcatgtaacaactacttacttacatcagtaagtagtaaccgggaacaatgggttaacgtgccttcttgacgtggatcatcttactttttggacaatcaggtgatcagcctgcaatttcctaaccaaacttgggatcacaaagaggtttttgtgatatgtccccaccgtaattatattatttatcttgTAGAAATATATGAGATGCTGCAAGACACCACCTCCGattaaagaagaagaaagagaagACATGAAGGAATGTTTTAAGTTAATGCGCAAACCTCCATCGGTAAGAAAACTAAAATTACTATTAATCCTAAGTTATGATCTACAAGATGAGACAGACTCAAGCGTTGTAGACCTAGGCGGAGATAGCGCGGTGACGTCGATGCTTTCGTGCAAGACAGGCCGAGGAAGGACTGAAGAGATAATCCTGGTAGATATAGGGAatggtctttgcccagcagtcggACACTTCAAGGTAGTTATTTCTAAAGAGGTGGCAAATCCAGCAGCAACCCGAAGACAACTAACAGACACTTGATACAAAATCCTGATTTGAGAAACCGCAAAGTGAAATCagcacaaaaaaaattaaatgctaGGGCTCAACCCTTTAGTGTCGAAGGAAACCCAAAcatataaaactttatttcatATATTTGCCGGTACAAACCCCCGTACCGAATTTGCAACAATGAGTTGTTAATTTGCCTTAaaaacagttttcactaacacagtaggcacgaccattatagacggcgatatagctcaccacctatcacgtttatCTAACAGAAGGGTCGGTAGGATGTGAgtaggcacttagttcatcttgcgatgtctGTACTTCTGACAACCCCAATTATTATATTGGGATtacaaaaatcagaatcatttattcaacgtaattatcatggataaacttgttgaaggtcaatgtaacatttttgaatttacgtcatttcacaaggtgttatggctgaggagaagaaatgacaagaaactgcaacagcaacagctACAGTCTTGAGCTtattttcatcatcaatttaagagccacgctcttgtcggtgttgtcggtgtagcattttccattccagtctatcaaaggccaattccttgacttccctataagacacgacgttaaccttttctttaatctgttccatgtaagctcttcttggtcttcctctccCTCTCTTtcctagctttccttctatgatgtttttaataaattcgtcgtgtcttattaagtgtccaatcatcttgcctcttctgtcctcaataattgtcagtatttgtctcttttccttTATTCTTACTATGTTATGCTTGATCTATTTTTAGTGCGAAGCAGCCGTGTGTCTTGCTAAAAAACAAGGGTATGCTGCCAATGAAGATGGTAAATTTGACAAGGAGAAGCTGGCAAATACTCTTCAAGTTTCGCATAGTGAAGACCCAGTATTATTGAAAAATGTTATGGACAAATGTGTCAATGGAGATCTGACAGCGTATGGCCCACCCGACTTCTGTGATCTGATcaaattgaaacattgcattaGTATGCAGATACTTTTGGTAAGTGGAAACAATAGTTTTCAATTAATCTAGCTAATACTTCAAAACTTATGcagaaaaatattatactttttcggacaatcgagtaaTTCAtgccacaaaataaaataagataattcaaaaaataagatgattccatgtttcagagggcacgtgaagcctttggtcccgactactagccgtaaaacacctccaacaatccgcagtggagtagaATGAttgagtatgctctataccccctccggttgattgacggcaggcatgtgcccagcagtgggatatatattatataggctgtttattgaATAGGAAAATATAAGAATTACATCGACTAAGTTAATaaccgtggcagcccagttggtagaaggtttgcctctcactttgaggtctcaggttcgaatccagcacaggcctaaatcattgaatgtcgaattcatgtttgaatgataaatgattatcacgtgctcagcgatgaaggaaaacatagtgagaaatgcattttccaaGATATGTggtctaacctgtattggtctagTGTTCCCTTCGCGTGgtggaaggtcagtcaggcagtcgcttctgtaaaaaccggacctcaaATCTtccagttaggtaagcggaccctaggGTCCGATTAAGTAAAGAAAATTCTTTAGTTCAAAACAAAACGTTTATGGCGTTTGTTTTACACAGTTTTAGCACTaattaaactgaatttattttttatttgtatttgtttataataaatacctaaataaaatctttatttcaagtaaccattgaatcatcatcatcatcagcccattaacgtccccactgctggggcacgggttgtccctatagatggatagggagatcgggcctaaaccatcaggcgggcccagtgcggattgatggttattaacgactgctaatgcagccgggaccaacggcttaacactttcaaggacagaacgtctaatgacgttcctaTTTCAAGTtctcatactctcatactacctattatgaaccatcaatgacccatggtttctgcccgtgaaagggttaacgtgccttccgaagctcgagatgaaaacttttttttgtggtcactcatcctatgaccggcctttgcgaaagttgcttaacttcaacaatcgcagaccaagcgcgtttaccgctacaccaccgagctcctcccattgactcatatattaattataatatttaactgTTTTTAGGGTTGCTCTGACTTTGAAATTGACGGAAAGTGCAGCGGAGTGAAGGACCTGGTGGACAAATGCAAGGTTTAGTGAAATGTGTTTTCTACTTAAAActcaaatattaagcaacaactTATAAACAATGTGGAAACCATTTtgattattatgtaataattataagaTGCAAGAATTCAAAtgctttttcttttaattttaacgAGATATTACAAGATATCTCGTATGCCCATATGCCCATacggatacgggtgaagacctcaacggttgcagaggcgatgatgggagccatcggtacggcaaagcaagacggatggggcaagtcacagggactgtaacctggaacctgacagacggcagcagtaactgttagtactattcagaggcggaggacaggagtcctagtatggctttgtaatagactactctgggcgccatcccacttgcgtcaaacagagtactgcggggcggaaggcaagagggaaaccattgccttATTTTTCTGTTACATAATTCTGACACCTCAAgcatgttatttttaaattacctcAACAAAATGACAACTTTTGTCGTTGTAAGATCTCTGGCCAAATGAATGACACAAAAACTGCTTGTAAAAACATTCAGTGGTTAAGGAGTGTTAGGGAGTTTGACTTCGATAGCTAAAGAGAGAAAATTGGACTGACCTGAAGCTCCTAGTCTGCTGGATTTCGGGGCGCCCCGGTCTCGTTCACCACAGGCAGTGTATATAGTCCTTGTGTGTAAGATTGCACTTGTCTTGTGTCGATAATTTGGAGTAATTGAGCACTTTTGGGAAATAGAAAAGCCTAGAAGGCGTATGAGCTCGTTGAGCGGTTGTGATTCGACTTGAAAAGTCTTGAGAATGTAATGAGAGAGAGGCGTAGTTCAGTCTCTCCACGTTGGCAGCACTGTCGTGTGCGTTTCATTAGTGCACTTTACAAAGCGTTTTGATCATATCCAAAATTCAAATTAGCTATCGATTTGGATGAatagaaatacataaattacGAACTAGAAATAACCGTCTTGTGCTTGTGACAATTGGTTTTAAAAGAAGTACGGAACAAGGAGGTTAGTGCGAAGATAGAAATTTAGGACTaccttatttaaataataatttagcgAAATTTCCTGTACCTAATTGAAGTTCCATTTAATTATTAAACAGCTTTTAGTGTAGGAAAGGAAGCTAGTGAACCCCAAATTAATTCCTCGGGCGACGAAACTTTGCAGTATGATAAAGTATTGTGAAATAAACGTACGTTATAAATATCCAAAAAAAGATACCCAAAGTTAAGTATTTTTGCAATAAATTCAGAAATCGATTATATTTCATGCACAGTCAAAATTTTCCTCACAAGGAGTAGCCATGTTAAGTATGAAAAAAATAcgacacatttacacacataaattaaaagacacattggtgctaattcctgtaaataccatctaattttattttaggttatatctgtcattttcttatccgccgaaaaggaaagggacgggtaatcgacaagcataaaatttatggaacacacgtcaattttaagcacaaatctaaaacaaccgtctaaaaattcgcccgggttattcatttatttactcattcttcctaaaattaagagctgtcaatcatccgtccctttccttttcggcggataagaaaatgacaggtataacttaaagtaaaattaagagatgtctgcaggaatcggggccaatatacatttattattgacattttactcaagttctaagctagtgagagaaataaacattatttttattattttatttatttattgtcttttttaaaaaataaaaataaaataaagattatttcgtttaataaccttaattaaataaataaataaatcagggTTGGAGCCTGCTAGTAAGTGCAAAAACACCCGTGACAGCTGGATCGGCTCCTCCATAgccatttttaattattacaatgTGTACCGCTTATGTTGGTAGTtactttctttttactttttattttttatatcttacaatatgggtacctactCAAAAAGTATTCCCAAAATTGCTTGATTGCCTACACTAaacttttaattttctttttgacgttacttattgtaaatttccaGCAAAAAAAGAACTACTGGTTGGACAACGGTGAGCGCTGAGGCCTCTCAGCCGGTACAAAAATTTCaaacaacaggcctgggggtgccagttgggcgcgaacctcgcctcAAGGTTCCGAGAGGAttacatttgaaaaaaaataatcgaccctaataGGCTGAAAACACGCTTAGATGAACTtccttttatattaaaatgttcatgaatgcATAAAGCAAAACTACTACTACCTACCCCACACATTTCCTCATAAGAACTCCGAAACAATGAACTCACCTCGCATGAACAAGTTTGTTAAAATATTCAGTGTCGTTCCAGTATTCGAGAGAAGTTCTGTTTCTCATTCCACAATAAAGGAACTTTAAGTTGAGCAGTAGTTTAGCCAGAGCATTCAGGTTGTAACCACACGTCATGAGAACTTTCCACCCTTCCGCCAAACGAGTTAAGTTTGAAACACTTCATTTTACGATGCTTGACAACTTGCGTAGTTCTTGCCCTTAAGTGACGGCGTTTAATGCGAGTGATGTGTCTGTTTTTAATTTCTGAGAAACTACAGTTCGTTTTGGATTGAATGATGCAAATGCTGCTGCAAATGCTGCCGATAGACATTTTGCACTAAATAATGTTACTTTGCACTTATttagcttattttttttgttacacaCATGATTATGGGTACaaattaacacgttgacagtccagtaaTTATATAAACAATGAATACCCAACATACATTACACATAGTAACTGTTTTAAGGCAACAGAGAAGCCGGATGTTTCGCCCTGTGATGTTCTCTGACCCCAATTGGGAACCTTGTCTTTAAGgattaaaaaacaattaaacttCTACCTAGCTGGCTACTCGACTCGTTCGATATAGTTTCTCATTGTCAAGTACCTATCACTTTTCTTTAGCTTCATTTTACCAATAATGTTCGTAAGTATAGATACTTAAACTCACGTCATAATCAAAGACGTAATCCTTTCAAATTCCACGACAAAATCTGTTTTCTTTCTAGCTCGAAATGAGTCTTGTCCTACTGTCTTATAAACTAAAATACAGTTGAGTTGATTCAACTATTCAAATAGTTCACCTCTCTCAGCACTAGTAATTGCGACTCCTCTTTATTATTGCTTCCAGCTGTAATAAGGAGTGGATTAGGTTGTTAATGTTAACATTAGGACGTCTGCAAGAGAGTAGATAACAAGTCCTTGGCAATATCTGTTCTCCTGGTACCCTGGTCTTTTAAAATGACGTTCTAAACTTTTTGTAACATCAGCGTCTTTCTATTTTCTGTTGTCAGCAAGCCAGTTGCAGCAAGATATACGTATACTATGTAGTTAGTTTACCTAGATGTTAtcagaagacctagaaggacctaCATTAAcctaattggagatgtccttagaaaatgttcagtaagatctactctgaaccggcgtgcgtgtatgaaaggattgatgaatgtggaggaagcaagagaagtatgtcggTATCGAAGCACTATTTGCTTCGAATTTCAGAATGAAAATATGCAAACCCTATCGCAGTGGGCCAAGTCAACCGTTAAACATCAATTACAAGTCAATGGAAAGCATAGAGTAAAGAATTAtgactacgtacagaacggacaCTTTTCGAACAAATTCATATCGTACgatctttttttacctttttttttaaattaagataggtttgctcttgacttcgttcttccacaaagagaagaagagatcgacgatGGAACGAGCTTcagaagatgcctattcactcgtgatttaaaggaccccaggttaaaAGATACAGAAAACACCAACGCCGGCAGCcaattccattccttggctgtgcgcattatggaagatgaagcgaagcgcttggtgcggattagtggtatgtcaaccaagtaaggatggttacctcacccccgctgggtctcactttacTCTAAACAGCCGTACGCTGTtcaggagtaagggagcgcgcgtgtactgtctgtctcactcgcacttacgcgttaagcGGCCTACAGTAAGAACGAGATTGATGTATGAAGTATTCACATTAGTTAGACACATATTTAATTTTGAGCTTTCCATACTTGGTaatgacatagaataaggaataatactagacTAAGGTACACTAAAAGGTAGACtaaggtacattcatcgcgagatgaacagaatcagaatcatttagtcaacctaattatcatagataaagttgttgaaggtcaatgtaacagttttgaatttacgtcatttcccaaggtgttatggctgaggagaagaaatgacaagaaactgcaacagcaacacatcttttaaaaaccaatgagggtatatattacaagttattgtataactagaggaacacattcaataccagacatttttatcatttaggtagacattaatcttataataagctacgTCAGTCATTAATCTTAAGCTAAGAACTAAGCGCCCACACCTCACCCAGCTTTACTAGACCACTACAAGCATTATAATTATTCTATATTAGCGTGTAGACAAATAAATGTACAATTAGTTACGTTAGAAAAAATATCTACAtaactataattatgtactgttaCTAATTACTTTACACGCTTCAAATAACACACGtaataaacattaaattaattcGAACCCAATAGTtcggcaataaaaataaaattaaaaccaaaggTAAACCGTGACAAAATTAACTATTCGCCCATTCGACAATAAACGgtaaattgaaattaaacaaACTTAATTCAGATAAGCTTTCGATACCCCAATTTTggtgtaaatttaattaaaaccgGCTTAATTTAATGTGCATAAATAATGATAGTTTAAACCATAACGGGCAGGCATTGTGGCCTTAAGACCAGGGCTCTTAATGGAAACTTTGCGAACTTTTGTGCTCTTAATCGTAGGTATTTACATAACAGAGGTCTTTACCCACATTCTGGTGCAGATGTAATTTTATGTTGGACGATTTGTTCATAGATCCATTAAAGGGTAAGGGTGAATATCacaatgtgtcaagtttggtggcgactgtcatataattttttcgtgaaaaattggggaaattgggaattgaaaaattccttttttatgtcggaaccgaggatccttttggatctttttcatgtcggaacccaatttttcacgaaaaactaatatgaaatttcgccaccacacttgaaattttgagattcacccgtAAACTTGGTATAGGAAATTCTTCTTcatcattcttgtctatcaagcgCCAGTTCTTTAACTTCCTTATCAgatacgacgttcgccttcttcttaatttgttccatgtaagctcttcttgttcttccctttcctctctttctttccaTCTTCCCtagtaccatagaataaagaataatactgcgtatagaacggcaaccctccgctccccacgagcgcctgagctaggtttacctcacctcctcgcggactcttcaatcgtatgacattcagacgtcacacacacagatgcgcgtgtactataacgtcaatgtgtggtgtctgtgtcaaacgaggttgtttgtatgaagtgtccagggtgtgataGTACTAAAACactcaaaaaaatatagtataatGTAAGTTCAACATCAACACAGTAGGACGTCTCCTTATTGCTATGAGGACTGGTCTTTACACTGAGCTGGCTGGTCATGCGGAAAACAGTGATGATAATGGGATCGGGCGTATAACGACGTATTTCGATGAAATTCCGTCCTCGGACCACGACTGGAATTTTGCTGAATGAAGGCGTCTGCTTTGAAACACACAAAAAGGGTCCGCTGACATACAACACGATTGACGTGTCAGACGAACgtgggtcttcttcttcttatcgtgtgggttgtgaagtggaataccagcctcatcaaccctggtgtcaaggttatgattgagccgcgaaaggcccctgacatggctcatgtaacgattactcacatcagtaaatagtaaccgggaccaacggcttaacgtgccttccgtagcacggatcatgttactttcgggtAACATAgggcaaaataatattttgagaTAAACTACAGGAGTAAAAAGCGATACAGCATCTTCTTATTTATCGTTctctcactgctgaggatcgtaATGTCATCATCCTCCACTGGGTTCGATCCTGTGCCATATGTACAGCTCTTTGTATAGGGCCTCCTGCTACCTGCTTAACCTGGTCCACGCATCTGATCGGCG is drawn from Pectinophora gossypiella chromosome 7, ilPecGoss1.1, whole genome shotgun sequence and contains these coding sequences:
- the LOC126368504 gene encoding uncharacterized protein LOC126368504, translated to MYRIVLIVACSSVLALAAEDDCKQLAHPKYMRCCKTPPPIKEEEREDMKECFKLMRKPPSCEAAVCLAKKQGYAANEDGKFDKEKLANTLQVSHSEDPVLLKNVMDKCVNGDLTAYGPPDFCDLIKLKHCISMQILLGCSDFEIDGKCSGVKDLVDKCKV